In a genomic window of bacterium:
- a CDS encoding aspartate aminotransferase family protein has protein sequence MRDVLDRLDRAHLIHGFGSPAVARRRGTLRLVRGRGIHVWDADGKRYIDGLAALWNVGVGHGRGEIARAVAAQTRRLAFVPTLLGFTSEPAIRLATRLARLAPPGLRHVVFTSGGSESNETVIRLARLYRRLRGQPDKIGFVALEGAYHGSSTGAASLTGLDNFHRHYGPMMPGVHRAPRPYCWRCPLGLARPACAVACIDALERVVVEAGPARVGAVIVEPVQGVGGVIVPPAGWFERLRAICDRYDLLLVVDEVITGFGRTGKMFGIQHTGVVPDVLVFAKGVTSGYQPLGGVILHDRVWDVLVGAGEDFVLHHGFTYSGHPVACAAALANLDILERERLVADVRRKAPQFRRRLEALGDLPIVGEVRARGLMAAIEIVRERASRAPFAPEDRVPLRIREAALRRGLIVRASGDLLVLCPPLVITPAQIDVVARILRAAIAEVAAELVAGADPAPRAAAMRATGARRRRASGAR, from the coding sequence GTGCGAGACGTGCTCGATCGGCTCGACCGTGCGCACCTGATCCACGGCTTCGGCTCGCCGGCCGTGGCCCGGCGCCGCGGCACGCTGCGACTCGTGCGCGGGCGCGGCATCCACGTGTGGGACGCGGACGGCAAGCGGTACATCGACGGTCTCGCCGCGCTGTGGAACGTCGGCGTCGGCCACGGACGCGGCGAGATCGCGCGCGCCGTCGCCGCGCAGACGCGCCGGCTGGCCTTCGTGCCGACGTTGCTCGGCTTCACCTCGGAGCCCGCGATCCGTCTCGCGACGCGGCTCGCTCGCCTGGCACCGCCCGGCCTGCGGCACGTGGTGTTCACGTCCGGCGGCTCGGAGTCGAACGAGACCGTGATCCGCCTCGCGCGCCTGTATCGGCGGCTGCGTGGCCAGCCGGACAAGATCGGCTTCGTCGCCCTCGAGGGCGCCTACCACGGCTCCTCGACGGGGGCCGCCAGCCTCACCGGGCTCGACAATTTCCACCGCCACTACGGGCCGATGATGCCGGGCGTCCACCGCGCGCCGCGGCCGTACTGCTGGCGCTGCCCGCTCGGGCTCGCGCGTCCGGCGTGCGCGGTCGCCTGTATCGACGCGTTGGAGCGGGTCGTCGTCGAGGCGGGACCGGCGCGCGTCGGCGCGGTGATCGTCGAGCCGGTGCAGGGCGTCGGCGGCGTGATCGTACCGCCGGCCGGTTGGTTCGAGCGCCTGCGCGCCATCTGCGACCGGTACGACCTGCTGCTCGTCGTCGACGAGGTGATCACCGGCTTCGGGCGTACCGGCAAGATGTTCGGCATCCAGCACACCGGGGTCGTGCCGGACGTGCTCGTCTTCGCGAAGGGCGTGACGAGCGGCTACCAGCCGCTCGGCGGCGTCATCCTGCACGACCGGGTGTGGGACGTCCTCGTCGGGGCGGGGGAGGACTTCGTCCTGCACCACGGCTTCACGTACTCGGGCCATCCCGTCGCCTGCGCGGCGGCGCTGGCCAACCTCGACATCCTCGAGCGCGAACGCCTGGTCGCCGACGTGCGCCGCAAGGCGCCGCAGTTCCGCCGCCGGCTCGAGGCGCTCGGCGACCTGCCGATCGTGGGCGAGGTGCGCGCGCGCGGGCTCATGGCGGCGATCGAGATCGTGCGCGAGCGGGCGTCGCGTGCGCCGTTCGCACCCGAGGACCGCGTCCCGTTGCGTATCCGCGAGGCCGCTCTGCGGCGCGGGCTCATCGTCCGCGCGAGCGGCGATCTCCTCGTCCTCTGTCCGCCGCTGGTGATCACCCCGGCGCAGATCGACGTGGTCGCCCGTATCCTGCGCGCGGCGATCGCCGAGGTCGCCGCGGAGCTGGTGGCGGGGGCGGACCCGGCGCCGCGGGCCGCCGCCATGCGCGCCACGGGCGCGCGCCGCCGGCGCGCATCCGGCGCGCGATGA
- a CDS encoding transporter yields MAVLVLGVACLVAAPPAQADELRDQFRARTRTGQRVRTLLSPLGRLLADQMSRAVPVTSGSPGVTFRFDYASGAFERETEVLGQLFVEQAKTIGRGKWNVRMNWSYIDFRSIDGMDLDDLHDTHPPMVTDVGGIQGTVRVPKLSLGIVTNQVTTSATVGLTDDLDLDLTIPVLYTELDFALRLKPTGAPLQQDDEALDHFGIGDILLRAKYRLLYGDHGTVAAGLQLRFPTGSRGDFQGTGVFEVSPALYATSRAYPLGGPFSIRGHVNAFVDFNTNDVARSQARASLGLDLHIGSRATLGLAFLAREPFAKIGGPGTFDWPRCRANPATGACDGPITYAPVFGLSRGRPSFYDLAIGGRTLLWRDTLIGFVSVLVPLNDDGFRAEAIPIVGIEAAF; encoded by the coding sequence ATGGCGGTCCTCGTGCTCGGCGTCGCGTGCCTCGTCGCCGCGCCGCCGGCGCAGGCCGACGAGCTGCGCGACCAGTTCCGGGCCCGCACGCGGACGGGCCAGCGTGTCCGCACGCTCCTCTCCCCGCTCGGCCGCCTGCTCGCCGATCAGATGTCGCGCGCGGTGCCGGTGACCTCGGGTTCGCCCGGCGTCACCTTCCGCTTCGACTACGCGAGCGGCGCCTTCGAGCGCGAAACCGAAGTCCTCGGCCAGCTCTTCGTCGAGCAGGCGAAGACGATCGGTCGCGGCAAGTGGAACGTCCGCATGAACTGGTCGTACATCGACTTCCGCTCCATCGACGGCATGGATCTCGACGACCTGCACGACACGCATCCACCGATGGTCACCGACGTGGGCGGCATCCAGGGCACCGTGCGCGTGCCCAAGCTGTCCCTCGGCATCGTCACCAACCAGGTGACGACGAGCGCCACCGTCGGGCTCACCGACGATCTCGACCTCGACCTCACGATCCCCGTGCTCTACACCGAGCTCGACTTCGCGCTCAGGCTCAAGCCCACCGGCGCACCGCTCCAGCAGGACGACGAGGCGCTCGACCACTTCGGAATCGGCGACATCCTCCTGCGTGCCAAGTACCGCCTCCTCTACGGCGACCACGGCACGGTCGCGGCGGGCCTCCAGCTGCGCTTCCCGACGGGCAGCCGCGGCGACTTCCAGGGTACCGGCGTCTTCGAGGTGAGCCCCGCGCTCTATGCGACCTCGCGCGCGTATCCGCTCGGTGGACCGTTCAGCATCCGCGGCCACGTGAACGCGTTCGTCGACTTCAACACGAACGACGTCGCGCGCAGCCAGGCGCGCGCCTCGCTCGGCCTCGACCTCCACATCGGCAGCCGCGCGACGCTGGGCCTCGCATTCCTCGCGCGCGAGCCGTTCGCGAAGATCGGCGGGCCGGGCACCTTCGACTGGCCGCGCTGTCGCGCCAACCCGGCCACCGGCGCATGCGACGGGCCGATCACCTACGCGCCGGTCTTCGGGCTCAGCCGCGGGCGGCCGAGCTTCTACGATCTCGCGATCGGCGGGCGTACGCTCCTCTGGCGCGACACGCTGATCGGCTTCGTCAGCGTCCTCGTCCCGCTCAACGACGACGGCTTCCGCGCCGAGGCGATCCCGATCGTCGGCATCGAAGCGGCGTTCTAG
- a CDS encoding CHAT domain-containing protein, with amino-acid sequence MRLVPVLWVEAVGGSLRWRLDIPEHDLGEPLHEEVRQPCDEATLRALVDGAAELLHGAEHAGFAREAQARGAVLYRTLVPERLRPKLRALAGRPLLVSTSLTGLPWELLHDDEEFWGLRYGLGKRLLLDRPVAALGSAGPAGARPRALVIASDPRGDLPFVRREADAICEALEARCDVVCIADRLATFDAVSAYLGEGFSLIHWAGHVVADAAGTPGLLLADERVLSPHVVESNLAGRPLVFLNGCASARGASTGGEGDGGAWEATVSSVANGFLFGGALGVVGTLCEVSDRHAAPLAERFYAQVLGGATLGESLRHARAGCRADVDCERSPSWLSFVLYGNPGQRLLAPPDDETPAALPVVVEAPTPGALPARGAGASALRDRRRWLTFLLLVIAIAGGVLWRHRVRPASPLVIGVMEVKARGAAPAWMRELTRDGLITILSKFPPMQVVSRQKIDFVRTKRQIGELEAAEALGMTRLLSATVSVDASLVTLDLEVIDPASGILVASERVQGPESELMHLEAEFALQALRALGLSPTAEQVQAALATRGPETLRAYRLLSETLGEPTPPSGGTSGTTPPPTPDRPAPDTSWLFDGGVAFAQAPDDDESAIRTLLGRYAEALQAKSVERLAALQLTMSDAQRASLDRYFANAGDLAVRIDDVDVLVEGDEALATFTRLDAFTDGGTGRTMRLEVRITGTLVKNAGAWKIRGLREPS; translated from the coding sequence ATGCGGCTCGTCCCCGTTCTGTGGGTCGAGGCCGTCGGCGGTTCACTGCGATGGCGTCTCGACATACCGGAGCACGACCTCGGCGAGCCGCTGCACGAGGAGGTGCGCCAGCCGTGCGACGAGGCGACGCTTCGGGCCCTCGTCGACGGCGCGGCCGAGCTCCTGCACGGAGCCGAGCATGCCGGCTTCGCGCGCGAGGCGCAGGCGCGTGGCGCCGTCCTCTATCGCACCCTCGTCCCCGAGCGCCTGCGGCCGAAGCTGCGCGCGCTGGCCGGACGACCGCTGCTCGTCAGCACCTCGCTCACGGGGCTGCCCTGGGAGCTGCTCCACGACGACGAGGAGTTCTGGGGGCTGCGCTACGGCCTCGGCAAGCGGCTGCTGCTCGATCGCCCCGTCGCGGCGCTCGGCAGCGCGGGGCCTGCAGGGGCGCGGCCGCGCGCCCTCGTCATCGCCTCCGACCCGCGCGGCGACCTGCCGTTCGTGCGCCGCGAGGCCGACGCCATCTGCGAGGCGCTGGAGGCGCGCTGCGACGTCGTCTGCATCGCCGATCGCCTGGCCACGTTCGACGCCGTCAGCGCCTACCTCGGCGAAGGCTTCTCGCTCATCCACTGGGCGGGGCACGTCGTCGCCGACGCCGCGGGCACGCCCGGGCTGCTGCTCGCCGACGAGCGCGTCCTCTCGCCGCACGTCGTCGAGTCGAACCTCGCGGGCCGGCCGCTGGTGTTCCTCAACGGCTGCGCCAGCGCACGCGGCGCCTCCACCGGCGGCGAAGGCGACGGCGGCGCCTGGGAGGCGACCGTCTCGAGCGTCGCCAACGGCTTCCTCTTCGGCGGTGCGCTGGGCGTCGTCGGCACCCTGTGCGAGGTCAGCGACCGCCATGCCGCCCCGCTCGCCGAGCGCTTCTACGCGCAGGTCCTCGGTGGCGCCACGCTGGGCGAGTCGCTGCGCCACGCGCGCGCCGGCTGCCGTGCCGACGTCGACTGCGAGCGCTCGCCGAGCTGGCTGTCGTTCGTCCTCTACGGCAATCCCGGGCAGCGGCTGCTCGCGCCCCCCGACGACGAGACCCCGGCGGCGCTACCCGTCGTCGTCGAGGCGCCGACGCCCGGCGCCCTCCCGGCCCGCGGCGCCGGTGCGTCGGCGCTGCGCGATCGGCGGCGCTGGCTCACGTTCCTGCTTCTCGTGATCGCGATCGCCGGCGGGGTCCTGTGGCGCCATCGGGTGCGGCCGGCGTCCCCGCTCGTGATCGGCGTCATGGAGGTGAAGGCCCGCGGCGCCGCGCCGGCGTGGATGCGCGAGCTGACGCGCGACGGGCTCATCACCATCCTGAGCAAGTTCCCGCCCATGCAGGTGGTGTCGCGCCAGAAGATCGACTTCGTGCGGACCAAGCGCCAGATCGGCGAGCTGGAGGCGGCGGAGGCGCTCGGCATGACGCGGCTGCTCTCGGCCACGGTCTCGGTCGACGCGTCGCTCGTGACCCTCGACCTCGAGGTGATCGACCCCGCCAGCGGCATCCTCGTCGCGAGCGAGCGGGTGCAGGGGCCCGAGTCGGAGCTGATGCACCTCGAAGCGGAGTTCGCGCTCCAGGCGCTGCGCGCCCTCGGGTTGTCGCCGACGGCCGAGCAGGTCCAGGCGGCGCTCGCGACCCGCGGACCCGAGACGCTGCGCGCGTACCGCCTCCTCAGCGAGACGCTCGGCGAGCCGACGCCGCCGTCCGGCGGCACCTCCGGCACGACGCCGCCGCCCACCCCCGATCGGCCCGCCCCCGACACCTCGTGGCTCTTCGACGGCGGCGTCGCGTTTGCGCAGGCGCCCGACGACGACGAATCCGCCATCCGCACGCTGCTCGGCCGCTACGCCGAGGCACTCCAGGCCAAGAGCGTCGAGCGCCTGGCCGCCCTCCAGCTGACCATGAGCGACGCCCAGCGGGCGTCGCTCGACCGCTACTTCGCGAACGCCGGCGACCTCGCGGTGCGCATCGACGACGTCGACGTGCTCGTCGAGGGCGACGAGGCGCTCGCCACGTTCACGCGCCTGGACGCGTTCACCGACGGCGGCACCGGACGTACGATGCGGCTCGAGGTGCGCATCACGGGAACCCTGGTGAAGAACGCGGGCGCCTGGAAGATTCGCGGGCTGCGGGAGCCGTCGTGA
- a CDS encoding sigma-70 family RNA polymerase sigma factor, with amino-acid sequence MRHGPPEAILAILRSAQSDTPDARLPDVLDAFRRQWLALGQRRYPSLGADVEDAVQDALLKLVSSDKLERLHDASRIEAWARSIFVHTVIDLARDRQRHQKRRVWIGGPEDDAEEALRERVPSHLPTPEEMRRLKERLEIVAETCQRLEVARLRFVEDLPEKEIAARQSLSRDGVAGQLKRIRKGIRTAFDDTD; translated from the coding sequence GTGCGCCACGGGCCGCCCGAAGCGATCCTCGCTATCCTGCGCTCCGCGCAGTCGGATACGCCCGACGCGCGGCTGCCCGACGTGCTCGACGCGTTCCGCCGCCAGTGGCTCGCGCTCGGGCAGCGACGTTATCCGTCCCTCGGCGCGGACGTGGAGGACGCCGTGCAGGACGCGCTCCTGAAGCTCGTCTCCTCCGACAAGCTCGAGCGCCTCCACGACGCCAGCCGGATCGAGGCCTGGGCACGCAGCATCTTCGTCCACACCGTGATCGACCTCGCCCGCGATCGGCAGCGTCATCAGAAGCGACGCGTCTGGATCGGCGGCCCGGAGGACGACGCCGAGGAGGCGCTGCGCGAGCGCGTGCCCTCCCACCTGCCCACCCCGGAGGAGATGCGCCGCCTGAAGGAGCGCCTCGAGATCGTGGCCGAGACCTGCCAGCGGCTGGAGGTCGCCCGCCTGCGGTTCGTCGAGGACCTCCCCGAGAAGGAGATCGCCGCCCGCCAGTCCCTCAGCCGGGACGGCGTCGCCGGGCAGCTCAAACGCATCCGCAAGGGCATCCGGACGGCCTTCGATGACACGGACTAG
- a CDS encoding sulfotransferase produces MERAAPPFFLVGNPRSGTKMLRELLNRSPDVWISDIESHFIPHFTRTLDRYGDLRERTAFDALATALEGTRAFWYWRTRGIRIDRDTWWSRCRARDWPGVLEALFHCVHEEEIPDPPQPWETIVWGDKTPVYMAELPLLARLFPQARFIHLLRDPRDCALSTAKAWGNSPLRTAQEWADRVRACRTAGAAIGPARYLELRYEDLTADVRRHLGRLFTFLGLPTPADAGTFLRIPENYGDARGRTEVVAGNSRKWEQEMSRSQRRRIEAITADLLDDLAYPREFPDLPVRRLSPLAYSAYRGRDALRQLAFRARSEGGWIRGLRFLLAR; encoded by the coding sequence GTGGAGCGCGCCGCCCCGCCCTTCTTTCTCGTCGGCAATCCGAGGTCCGGCACCAAGATGCTCCGGGAGCTGCTGAACCGCAGCCCCGACGTCTGGATTTCGGACATCGAGTCGCACTTCATCCCGCACTTCACGCGGACGCTCGATCGCTATGGCGACCTGCGCGAGCGCACGGCCTTCGACGCGCTGGCGACCGCGCTCGAGGGCACGCGCGCCTTCTGGTACTGGCGCACGCGCGGCATCCGCATCGATCGCGACACGTGGTGGTCGCGCTGCCGGGCGCGCGACTGGCCGGGCGTCCTCGAGGCGCTCTTCCATTGCGTCCACGAGGAGGAGATCCCCGACCCGCCCCAGCCCTGGGAGACGATCGTCTGGGGCGACAAGACCCCGGTCTACATGGCCGAGCTACCCCTCCTCGCCCGTCTCTTCCCGCAGGCCCGCTTCATCCATCTCCTGCGCGACCCGCGCGACTGCGCGCTGTCCACCGCCAAGGCCTGGGGCAACTCGCCGCTGCGTACCGCACAGGAGTGGGCCGACCGCGTCCGCGCCTGCCGCACCGCCGGCGCGGCCATCGGCCCCGCGCGCTATCTCGAGCTGCGCTACGAGGATCTGACCGCCGACGTCCGCCGGCATCTCGGCCGTCTGTTCACGTTCCTCGGCCTTCCCACCCCCGCCGACGCCGGTACCTTCCTCCGCATCCCGGAGAACTACGGCGACGCCCGCGGTCGTACCGAAGTCGTCGCCGGCAACAGCCGCAAGTGGGAGCAGGAGATGTCGCGCTCCCAGCGCCGTCGCATCGAGGCCATCACCGCCGACCTGCTCGACGACCTCGCCTACCCGCGCGAGTTTCCCGACCTCCCCGTCCGGCGTCTCTCGCCGCTCGCCTACTCGGCATATCGCGGCCGCGACGCCCTCCGTCAGCTGGCGTTCCGGGCGCGGTCGGAGGGCGGGTGGATCCGCGGGCTCCGCTTCCTGCTGGCGCGCTGA
- a CDS encoding TPM domain-containing protein encodes MVSMRPRRILRHLAAGPFLTRRTFPPAVLDAIRDAVARAERGTTGEIRVAIEVALPTRELLREPSPCERALDVFGRLRVWDTDERNGVLLYVLLADHDVEIVADRGLAGVTPAEWATICHDLTRAFAARRFEAGTCAAVAAIGALLRREFPSADGGRDQLPDRPTLL; translated from the coding sequence ATGGTGAGCATGCGTCCGCGTCGCATCCTGCGCCATCTGGCCGCCGGGCCGTTCCTGACGCGTCGGACGTTTCCGCCCGCCGTGCTCGACGCGATCCGCGATGCCGTCGCGCGCGCCGAGCGCGGCACGACGGGCGAGATCCGCGTCGCCATCGAGGTGGCGCTGCCGACGCGCGAGCTGCTCCGGGAGCCGTCGCCCTGCGAGCGCGCGCTCGACGTCTTCGGCCGTCTCCGCGTCTGGGACACGGACGAGCGCAACGGCGTCCTCCTCTACGTGCTGCTCGCCGACCACGACGTCGAGATCGTCGCCGACCGCGGCCTCGCCGGCGTGACGCCGGCGGAGTGGGCGACGATCTGCCACGACCTGACGCGCGCCTTCGCCGCACGGCGATTCGAGGCCGGGACGTGCGCGGCGGTGGCGGCGATCGGCGCACTGCTGCGGCGCGAGTTCCCCTCGGCAGACGGCGGGCGCGACCAGCTGCCGGATCGACCGACGCTGCTCTAG
- a CDS encoding TPM domain-containing protein, translating into MSRLGAALAVAVALVAAVATADVPVPTLTARVTDLSGALSASEKSALERRLRDFEAAKGSQIAVLILPTTEPETIEQYGIRVADAWKLGRKGVDDGAILVVATDDRTLRIEVGYGLEGVLPDAIGKRIIDEVIVPRFRDGDLPGGIAAGVDRMIAVVDGEPLPPPTPRNGLRDIGPIAIPALFVGLPFVAAVLRSMFGRLAGAVIAAGVTGVVGWLAVGSLVVGLVLAVFAFLMALGGGVPGRVVHGDGWSGGGFGGGGGFGGGGGGFGGGGASGRW; encoded by the coding sequence GTGAGCCGACTCGGCGCCGCGCTCGCCGTGGCGGTCGCGCTCGTCGCGGCGGTCGCCACCGCCGACGTGCCGGTGCCCACGCTGACGGCGCGGGTGACCGATCTGAGCGGCGCCCTCTCTGCGAGCGAGAAGTCGGCGTTGGAGCGGCGGCTGCGCGACTTCGAAGCCGCCAAAGGCTCGCAGATCGCCGTCCTGATCCTGCCGACGACCGAGCCCGAGACCATCGAGCAGTACGGTATCCGCGTCGCCGACGCCTGGAAGCTCGGACGCAAGGGCGTCGACGACGGGGCCATCCTCGTCGTCGCCACCGACGACCGCACGCTACGCATCGAGGTCGGCTACGGTCTCGAGGGCGTGCTGCCCGACGCGATCGGCAAGCGCATCATCGACGAGGTGATCGTGCCCCGCTTCAGGGACGGTGACCTGCCCGGCGGGATCGCCGCAGGCGTCGACCGCATGATCGCGGTCGTCGACGGCGAGCCGCTGCCGCCGCCGACGCCGCGGAACGGGCTGCGGGACATCGGCCCCATCGCCATCCCGGCGCTGTTCGTCGGACTGCCGTTCGTGGCCGCGGTCCTGCGCTCCATGTTCGGCCGACTCGCCGGTGCCGTGATCGCCGCCGGCGTCACCGGGGTGGTCGGATGGCTCGCCGTCGGCTCGCTCGTCGTCGGCCTGGTGCTCGCCGTCTTCGCGTTCCTGATGGCCCTCGGCGGCGGCGTGCCCGGACGCGTCGTGCACGGCGACGGCTGGAGCGGCGGCGGCTTCGGCGGCGGCGGGGGCTTCGGCGGTGGCGGCGGGGGCTTCGGCGGCGGCGGCGCCTCGGGGAGATGGTGA
- a CDS encoding LemA family protein has translation MRALLLVAVIVGMGGCGYNTIQERDEQVQAAWSEVLNQYQRRADLVPNLVKTVQGMAAQERAVIDSVTQARAKLGSIQATPQLLNDPDAFARFQAAQRELGSALSRLLVVAENYPQIKSDQSFRDLQAQLEGTENRITVARGRYIEAVKSYNLMVRQFPSNLTAKLFGYSTKPNFQVENERELSKPPTVDFGEPAAKPAQ, from the coding sequence ATGCGCGCCCTCCTCCTCGTGGCCGTGATCGTCGGCATGGGCGGCTGCGGCTACAACACCATCCAGGAACGCGACGAGCAGGTGCAGGCCGCATGGTCCGAGGTCCTGAACCAGTACCAGCGCCGCGCCGACCTCGTGCCGAACCTCGTGAAGACGGTGCAGGGCATGGCGGCGCAGGAGCGCGCCGTCATCGACTCGGTGACGCAGGCGCGGGCCAAGCTCGGCAGCATCCAGGCGACCCCTCAGCTGCTGAACGACCCGGACGCGTTCGCGCGATTCCAGGCCGCGCAGCGCGAGCTCGGCAGCGCACTCTCGCGCCTCCTCGTAGTCGCGGAGAACTATCCGCAGATCAAGTCCGACCAGAGCTTCCGTGACCTCCAGGCCCAGCTCGAGGGCACCGAGAATCGCATCACGGTCGCGCGCGGGCGCTACATCGAGGCGGTGAAGTCCTACAACCTCATGGTGCGCCAGTTCCCGTCGAACCTCACCGCCAAGCTCTTCGGCTACAGCACCAAGCCGAACTTCCAGGTCGAGAACGAGCGCGAGCTGTCGAAGCCGCCCACGGTCGACTTCGGCGAGCCGGCGGCGAAGCCGGCGCAGTGA
- a CDS encoding alpha/beta fold hydrolase, with product MPRAQTNGIELEYEVHGPPDGRPLLLIQGLGMQLIHWDPGLCEQLVARGHRVVRFDNRDVGRSTWLDDLGFPNIAAAMGAAARGETAEAPYILADMARDVAGLLDALGWASAHVVGVSMGGMIAQTLAIEHPERVRSLTSIMSSSGAPGLPGPTAEAAMVLMSPPPPDREGAIASAVTAFRTIGSPGYPIEEDFLRARAAAAYDRGFHPLGIGRQLAAILSSGSRRAGLAGVRVPTLVIHGRQDPLVPLACGEDTAGAVPGARLEVIDGMGHDLPPALWPRLVELISEHTRRADA from the coding sequence ATGCCGCGCGCGCAGACGAACGGGATCGAGCTGGAGTACGAGGTCCACGGGCCGCCGGACGGTCGCCCGCTGCTCCTGATCCAGGGGCTCGGCATGCAGCTGATCCACTGGGACCCCGGGCTCTGCGAGCAGCTCGTGGCGCGCGGGCACCGCGTGGTGCGCTTCGACAACCGCGACGTCGGCCGCTCCACCTGGCTCGACGATCTCGGCTTTCCCAACATCGCCGCCGCCATGGGGGCGGCGGCACGGGGCGAGACGGCCGAGGCGCCGTACATCCTCGCCGACATGGCGCGCGACGTCGCCGGTCTGCTCGACGCCCTCGGCTGGGCGTCGGCGCACGTGGTCGGCGTCTCGATGGGCGGCATGATCGCGCAGACGCTCGCGATCGAGCATCCCGAGCGGGTGCGCTCGCTCACCTCGATCATGTCGTCGTCGGGGGCGCCGGGGTTGCCCGGTCCGACGGCGGAAGCGGCGATGGTCCTCATGTCCCCGCCACCGCCCGATCGCGAGGGCGCGATCGCGTCGGCCGTCACCGCCTTCCGCACGATCGGCAGCCCCGGCTATCCGATCGAGGAGGACTTCCTGCGCGCGCGCGCCGCGGCGGCGTACGACCGCGGCTTCCATCCGCTCGGCATCGGTCGCCAGCTGGCCGCGATCCTCTCGTCGGGCAGTCGGCGCGCCGGTCTCGCCGGGGTGCGGGTTCCGACCCTGGTGATCCACGGCCGGCAGGATCCGCTCGTGCCGCTCGCCTGCGGCGAGGACACGGCGGGCGCCGTTCCGGGTGCGCGCCTCGAGGTGATCGACGGCATGGGCCACGACCTGCCGCCGGCGCTCTGGCCGCGGCTCGTCGAGCTGATCAGCGAGCACACGCGCCGCGCCGACGCCTGA
- a CDS encoding aspartate aminotransferase family protein, giving the protein MPLPEHGLPAAEVLERLEALRTGDVDWRAGRAFSLAYSAGPEVHDLQRDAYARFMTENALNTDAFPSLARMQREVVGVVTEWLHGDDEAGGFMTSGGTESLLMAVLAARERGRIERGIGEPEMVLPASAHAAFEKGAHYFGVRSVRVPVGPDWRADPAAMAAAITDRTVLLAASAPQYPHGVIDPIADVAALAAARGIACHVDACMGGAALPFLERLGEPVPAWDFRVPGVTSISVDLHKFGYTAKGASVIVHRTRALRRFQTFVTDNWLGGLYGSSGVLGTKSGGAIAAAWAVLHHLGADGYLRLTRSARATTKRLVAALRAMPGVEVRGDPATMLVAFGFADVDAFAVGDALRRRGWYVDKQGPPASLHCTVNAVHAEVLDAFLVALGEAVAEARRAAPGGAGSYGTVE; this is encoded by the coding sequence ATGCCCCTTCCCGAGCACGGCCTGCCTGCGGCGGAGGTCCTGGAGCGTCTCGAAGCCCTGCGCACCGGCGACGTCGACTGGCGCGCCGGCCGCGCGTTCTCGCTCGCCTACTCCGCGGGCCCGGAGGTCCACGACCTCCAGCGCGACGCCTACGCCCGCTTCATGACCGAGAACGCGCTCAACACCGACGCCTTCCCGAGCCTCGCGCGCATGCAGCGCGAGGTCGTGGGCGTCGTGACGGAATGGCTGCACGGCGACGACGAGGCCGGCGGCTTCATGACCTCGGGCGGCACCGAGTCGCTGCTCATGGCCGTGCTGGCGGCGCGCGAGCGGGGGCGCATCGAGCGCGGGATCGGGGAGCCCGAGATGGTGCTGCCCGCGAGCGCGCACGCCGCCTTCGAGAAGGGCGCGCACTACTTCGGCGTGCGCTCCGTGCGCGTCCCCGTGGGGCCCGACTGGCGCGCCGATCCCGCGGCGATGGCGGCGGCGATCACCGACCGCACGGTGCTGCTCGCCGCCTCCGCGCCGCAGTACCCGCATGGCGTGATCGATCCGATCGCCGACGTCGCTGCGCTCGCCGCGGCACGCGGCATCGCGTGCCACGTCGACGCCTGCATGGGCGGTGCCGCGCTGCCGTTCCTCGAGCGCCTGGGCGAGCCCGTGCCGGCGTGGGACTTTCGCGTCCCCGGCGTGACGTCGATCTCGGTCGACCTGCACAAGTTCGGCTACACGGCGAAAGGCGCGTCGGTGATCGTGCACCGCACGCGCGCGCTGCGCCGCTTCCAGACGTTCGTCACCGACAACTGGCTCGGCGGGCTGTACGGCTCGTCGGGCGTCCTCGGCACGAAATCGGGCGGCGCGATCGCGGCGGCGTGGGCGGTCCTGCACCACCTCGGCGCCGACGGCTACCTGCGGCTCACGCGCAGCGCACGCGCGACCACGAAGCGGCTCGTCGCCGCGCTGCGGGCGATGCCCGGCGTCGAGGTACGCGGCGATCCGGCGACCATGCTCGTCGCGTTCGGCTTCGCCGACGTCGACGCGTTCGCGGTCGGCGACGCGCTCCGGCGGCGCGGCTGGTACGTCGACAAGCAGGGGCCGCCCGCGAGCCTCCACTGCACCGTCAACGCCGTGCACGCGGAGGTGCTCGACGCGTTCCTCGTCGCGCTCGGCGAGGCGGTCGCCGAGGCGCGGCGCGCGGCGCCGGGCGGGGCGGGGAGCTACGGCACCGTCGAGTGA